A single genomic interval of Papaver somniferum cultivar HN1 unplaced genomic scaffold, ASM357369v1 unplaced-scaffold_7, whole genome shotgun sequence harbors:
- the LOC113343923 gene encoding SKP1-like protein 1, whose protein sequence is MSTSKMVTLKSSDGETFYVEESVALQSQTIKHMIEDDCADNGIPLPNVTSQILAKVIEYCRKHDGVADEKDQKDEVKNWDAEFVKVDQATLFDLILAANYLNIKELLDLTCQTDADMIKGKTPEEIRKTFNIKNDFTPEEEEEVRRENQWAFE, encoded by the coding sequence ATGTCGACTTCAAAGATGGTAACGTTGAAGAGTTCTGATGGAGAAACTTTTTATGTTGAAGAATCTGTCGCTCTTCAATCACAAACCATTAAGCATATGATCGAAGATGATTGTGCTGATAACGGAATACCTTTACCCAATGTAACAAGCCAGATTTTGGCGAAAGTTATTGAATATTGCAGGAAACATGACGGTGTTGCTGATGAGAAAGATCAGAAAGATGAGGTTAAAAACTGGGATGCTGAGTTTGTTAAGGTCGACCAAGCTACGCTGTTCGATCTTATTTTGGCTGCAAATTATCTGAATATCAAAGAGTTGTTGGATTTGACTTGCCAAACAGATGCTGATATGATCAAGGGCAAGACACCAGAGGAGATCCGCAAGACATTCAACATCAAGAATGACTTCAccccagaggaagaagaggaggtccGAAGGGAGAACCAGTGGGCTTTTGAATGA
- the LOC113343901 gene encoding SKP1-like protein 1A, which translates to MSTSETITLRSSDGEDFVVEEDIALQYEYVKKYMRDKCVIDNTIPIPLTSSKVLAKVVEYCKKHAESPRGDDGKTEEELLKTWDAEFVNVDLYTFLEIMFAAKLLGIKNLEDFVDQKAATMIMTMLDKVKKIFGVIGEIFQMFGKVYNFLKARPSGSILWDNVWETAMVEQGIGAFPQSDS; encoded by the exons ATGTCTACTTCAGAGACCATAACCTTAAGGAGTAGTGATGGAGAAGATTTTGTGGTCGAAGAAGATATTGCTCTTCAATATGAATATGTTAAGAAATATATGCGAGACAAATGTGTTATCGACAACACAATACCAATACCCCTCACATCAAGCAAGGTTTTGGCTAAAGTTGTCGAATACTGCAAGAAACATGCTGAAAGTCCTCGAGGGGACGATGGTAAAACTGAGGAAGAGCTACTGAAGACTTGGGATGCTGAATTTGTTAACGTCGACTTGTATACATTCTTAGAAATTATGTTTGCTGCAAAATTGTTGGGTATTAAAAACTTAGAGGATTTTGTTGATCAGAAAGCTGCCACAATGATCATGACAATGTTGGATAAAGTTAAAAAGATATTCGGGGTGATCGGGGAAATTTTCCAGATGTTCGGTAAAGTTTATAATTTTTTGAAAGCGAGACCTTCTGGTAGTATATTATGGGACAACGTCTG GGAAACCGCAATGGTAGAACAGGGCATTGGGGCATTTCCACAATCTGATTCTTAG